Below is a window of Aeromonas veronii DNA.
GGGGAAGGCCGGCGCAGCGGGAGCGAAGCGGCGAAGCTGGCCAGCAGTGAGCAGCAATCGTCGTTGGCCTCCCATACCGGCAGCATCATCGGCTCGAAGCGATTTTCCAACTGGTCATCGGAGCGGATGGCTAGGTAGGCGTCGCGCGTGCCTACCCCAACCAACGGGATGCGCAGTTCGTTGCCGAGGAAGCGCAGCAGGTTGAGGAATTCCCGGCGGTTGACGCTGTTGCCGGCCAGCACGTTGTGCAGCTCGTCGATCACCAGCATGCGCACGCCGACCTTGCGCAGCAGTGCCAGAGCCAGTTGCTCCATTTCCGGCAACCGTGGGCGTGGGCGCAGCGGCGCGCCCATCGCGGCGAGCAGCGCGACGTAGAAGCGGATCACGGACGGCTCGGACGGCATCTGCACGACCAACACCGGGATGTGCTCCTGGTCGGCGTCGGAGCTGGCCGGGTGGGTGCGGCGGAACTTCTCGACGATCATCGACTTGCCATTGTTGGTCGGGCCAACCAGCAGCAGGTTGGGCATGCGTTGCTTGTTTGGCCACGCATAAAGGGCTTCCAGCCGGTTCAGCGCCTCGACTGCGCGCGGATAGCCGATCCAGCGGTCGGCGCGAAGGCGCTGGATGCGCTCGTCCGCCGGAAGACGGGCCAAGCCCTGGGCCGCCGGCAGCAGGTGGGACAGGTCGATGATGGGATATTCGTCCACGGCTACCACTCCTCAATCTGGTCGAACGGTTTGGCGGGTGGCAAGTTGTCTGCCTGCGGGTCGGCAATATCCGTATCCGGCGGAACGGGCTTGTCCGGCCGAGCTGATGTCTTGAGGTGCTGGCGGCGATCCGCGTCACGCCGCGCCTTGCGTGTGGCCTTCTGCGCGCTGGTCACAATCTCACGCATCTGGCCGATCATGCGGAACAGCGCCGACTCATCCACCTGTTCGCGCCCTTGCTGCCGCAGTTTCGCCAGCGCCTGCCGTTGTTCCCAGAGGGTGACAGCCGGATGCGACAAGGTACGGTAGGGAATTTCCAGGTAATGCTGTCCCTCCGGTTCCAGGACCCAGATACGGCTGATGTCGCGCGGATCGCGCCGGATCAGAAAGGACGGCCAGCGTTCACGCCGCGCAATCCACGGCTTGAGCGCATCGGCGTAGTAGTGGATGTGGTCGATGACAAAGCCGGTGCGGGTCAGCGTGCGCCGGAGGATCGGCAGAAAATCGACCAGGAACGAAGTAGCGCGTGTGACGACGGCCGGTACGCCGACACGCGCCACGGCCTCGGCCCAGCGCGCGGCCGGCGGTTGGAGCAGGCCGTTGTGCACCGAACCGTGGTAGGTGCCGACCGCCAATGTGAGCCAGCGCTCTAGCTCGCGCAGCGTCAGGGCGGCCTTGTTTTCGGAATCGTAGTCGCCGCGCTGGTCAGGGTTGGAGAAGGTCGTTCCCGGCAGTTCGTCGTGAATCATCTGCATCGCCGTGCCGATGATCCGTTCCACGATGCCGCCATAGTGCGGCTGTCCCAGCGGGCGATAGTCCAGCCGGATGCCATGCTGCTCGCAACCCCGGCGCAGGGCCTCGCTCTTGAACTCGGCCGCGTTGTCTAGGTAGAGCAGCAAGGGCTTGCCGCTCATCTGCCAATCCATTTCCACGTTCAGTCCTTCCAGCCAAGGGCGCTTGTCGCAGGCGACATGCACGAGGCACAGGCCAACCGAAACGGCAGACGGCGCTTCCAGCGTGACGACCATGCCGAGCACGCAGCGGGTGAACACGTCGATGGCGAGGGTCAGGTACGGGCGGCCAATAGGTTGCCGGTCGCGGTCATCGACCACGATCAGGTCGATGACCGTATGGTCTATCTGCACCTGCTCCAGCGGCGCGGTCACGGCAGGAGGCTCGCCGCCCACACCTTGTAGGTCACGAGCGGCATCCTGGCCTTCCCGCCGGCGGATGACCTTGCGCGGGTCAAGGCTAGCGATCCGTAAGGCCACGGTATTGCGCGCCGGCACTCGCAGTTTTTGAGCCTTGCACACCTGAGTGACTTCGCGGTGAAAGGCCGCTAGGCTGCGCTTCTGCTTGGTCAGGAACCGCTTTTGCAGTAGCTCGTGGATGACGCGCTCGACCGGTTCCGGCAAGCGCCCCTTACCTTTACCTCCACCGGACTGGCCGGGCACCAGATCCGTCACGAGGCCGCTGCCTTGCCGGGCACGCCGGATCAGAACGTATACCTGGCGCCGAGACAAGCCCAGCGCCTGAGCCGCCATATCGGCCGCTTCGTGCCCGACCGTCTCCGACTGCGCCAACGGACTGATGATCTCCGCACGACGGCGCGCACGCTCCCAAGCCTCATCAGGCAGAGTGGCCACGCCTTGTTCTGGAATCCGTGGGGTGTCCGTCGCCATGCTCACCTCGCTTTGGTGCACACGAGTATTGAGCATAGTCGAGATTGGTGCAGATCACTTCTGATATTGAACTGTCAGGAGCTGGCTGCACAACAGCCATTACGCCCAATCAACTGGTGCAGTCGTCTTCTGAAAATGACACTGACGAAGCGGCGCGGCCCTGCCTGACATCAAGTTAGGGTATAGCCTAGATTGACATGCGCGATGCAACCCTTAACTTGCTTGCACCTATCGTTTCCATGCTAGCTTTATCGTAACGCTCAAGAAATTGGGCTTAATGCCGAAAACAATAAAATAAAACAGCCAACCCTTGAGGTTCTTATGCGCCAGAATTTACCAGTGACGGGTGCGTATTCCGGCGAAGTTGAACAGCCATTCCGGCCAACGTGAACACCCTGATCCTTAACGCGCTCACGTCACCCCGTTTCTAACTCGAGTGTTCAGATTGGGTCAACTCACTTCTCCTCTTTCTCATCGATTCTCCCTTCAGTGACAGCCGGTGAGCGTTGTGCATCAGCCGGTCCAGGATCGCATCTGCCAGAGTGTTGTCCCCCAAGCTCGCGTACCACTCTTCCGTTGGCAGCTGACTGACCACGACCGTCGAGTATTTCCCGTACCGATCATCCATGATCTCCAGCAGGGCGTTGCGCTGCTCGGCATTCACCGCTTCCAGTCCCCAGTCATCCAGGATCAGCAGCTCTATCCTTGCCAGTTGACCCAGCAGTCTGGCGTAACTGCCATCTACCTTGGCCTGGCTCAGCTCAAGTAGCAGACGCGGCAGCCGGTAGTAACGAGTGCTGTGCCCCTGCTGACAGGCTTGGTAGCCCAGCGCACAGGCTAGGTAGGTTTTTCCGCAGCCACAGGGGCCGGTAATGAGCAGGTTCTGGCCCCGGCGCAGCCACTCTCCTTGGGCCAGGTTTGCCACCTGTGACCGCTCCAGGTTGCGTGCAGACTGGTAGTCCACCTCTTGCACCGTGGCCTGGAGTTTGAGCCTCGCCTGCTTGACCAGCCGAGCTTGTTTACGCTGCTCCCGGCTCAGTTGTTCGTGTTCGACCAGCAGGCTTAGCCGCTCGATGAAGGGCAGCCCTTCGTAGGTACTTGCCTGTTCCAGTTGTTGTTGCACGGCATCCGCCATGCCAGTCAGTTTCAGGTGTCTCAAGCGGGTCAGCGTTTGTTGGGTCATGGGTTTTTTCCTCGTTAGTGGAAGCTCTGGGGGCCGCGGATGTTCTCGTGCTCTTGCGGCAGTTCTGGATAACTGAGCGGACTTGCGGGCAGTTGGTCGCGGCCACTGGTCAGCACCGACTTGAGCTGCTTGAGCCGCACCAGTCCTTCCCGGTTGGCCAGCTGGCAACAGCCTTCGACTCGTGATGGCGGATACTCCCGGCTAAGACTCAGCAGTCCCAGGCAGAGTCGGTATGCCTGCTCGGCATGGGCTTTCTCTGCCAGCCGTTCGCTAACCCAGCACAAGGTGCCCGGTCCGATGTCGGCAGCCCACTGCTTAAGACGCCCTGGCGTCCAGCGTTGCTGCTTGCTGTGACGTTCCGGCATGTGCTCAGGGAGTGTGCTCATCCCCGGGATGGTTTTACGCGGATGGCTCGCGACCAGCTGTTGCTGGTGATAGACCTGAAGCAGGGTATCGCCCGCATGGAGCTCCAGTTGCTGACCCACATACTGGTGCGGCACCGAGTAATGGTGCTGCTCATAACTGACGTGATAGTCGATGTTGACCTTGACCGTTTTGATGGCGACATAGCGATAGGGATGCACCGGTAGTGACCCCAGTGCCGGGCGGTCCAACTGCTCAAACGCCTCGCGTCGGTTACCGGGCAGCTGCTTGAACGGGCGCTCGTTGAGCTCATTCAACAAAGCCCGGATGCACTGGTTTAGCTCGGCAAGCGAGAAGAAGGTCTGATGGCGTAGACGAGCCAGGATCCAGCGCTCGACGATCTGCACACCCACCTCGGCCTTGGCTTTGTCCTTAGGCTTGTAAGGGCGAGCTGGCATCACCGCCACCTGATAGTGCTCGGCCAACTGCTGGTAGCTGGGGTTGAGCTCGGGATCGTATCGGCAAGCCTTGCTGACACCGCTCTTGAGGTTGTCGGGGATCAGCAGTACCGGTGTCCCGCCGAAAAACTCAAAGGCACGGACATGGCTTTGCAGCCAGTCCGGCAGTGACTGGGACCAGGTGGCCTCGGCAAAGGTGTAGTTGGACGCACCGAGCACGGCGACAAAGACTTGTGCCTGACGGACCTCACCCGTAGTCGGCGACACGATGGGCACCGTGGGCCCGCAGTAGTCGATAAAGAGCTTTTCCCCCGCCTTGTGGATCTGGCGCATGGAGCGCTTTTGCAACTGACACCAGGACTTGTAACGGTCACAGAACTGGGAGTAGCTGTAACAGCTATTGGGATAGCGCTGGGTGTACTCCTCCCAGAGCAGCTGTTTGGAGACCCCCTTGCGCTTGAGCTCCTGATGGACAGAGGGCCAATCCGGCACAACATGGCGGGCCGAGATGGTGGTATCGGCCTGCGGATAGAACAGGGCAGCCAGTCGGCCATCATCAAGCTCGGTAGGTAAGGGCCAGGTAAGGCCGAGCGCCTGGGCACTTTTGAGGAGTTTCTGGATGGAGCCGACACTGACCTTGGTACAGATACTGATTTGGCGAACAGAGAGGTCAGCTTCCAGCCGCAGTCGCAGCACTTCACGAATTTTACGCATTGCAATCCTCTTGGCAGACATAGGCTCTTCCCTGGCAAAAGGGAGAGCGTATCAAAGGTTTTTAAATCAATGCGTTAAGGATGATTCCGGTGAATGTGAACAGTGATTCCGGGATGTTGAACACTGTTTCCGGAAAGGAGGGGCGAAGTGTTCAGGTTGAACCGGAATGAGCGTTCACATTGGTCCGGAAATGGTGTTCACGTTGAATCGGAATTGGTGTTCATGATCGGCCGGAATATGCAACGGGTCGAAACTTAGAACTCCCAAAAGATGCCAATATTCTTTCGACTACCTCCCCTCAAAGCCATATCACGTACGTTAATCCTGACTTCATTAAAATCAGTGGTTTCACTGAGGAAGAACTATTAGGCCAGCCTCACAACATCGTAAGACACCCAGATATGCCGCCTGCTGCATTTGAGCATATGTGGAGTACATTAAAATCTGGCCGCTCATGGATGGGGCTAGTAAAAAATCGCTGTAAAAATGGCGACCACTATTGGGTAAGTGCTTATGTAACGCCAATAGCTAAGAATGGTTCGATTGTTGAATACCAGTCTGTAAGGACCAAGCCTGAACCTGAGCAGGTTTTGGCTGCTGAAAAATTATATGCTCAATTGAGAAGCGGGAAGGCCGCGAGGCCGAAATTGGCTGCTAGCTTTTCCGTGAAAATACTCTTGCTCATATGGGGTAGTATTATATCAAGCGCAATGGCTGCCGGCATGCTTACTGATACATCAATAAGCAGCTTATTGTTAGCCACTTTAATGTCAGGAAGCTTAAGCTCTGTTAGTGTTTTGGCTATTCTCTCTCCTCTTGGAAGACTGGTTGAAAGAGCCAGGAATATTTCCAATAACCCATTAAGTCAATCCCTCTACACTGGGCGCACCGATGAGTTTGGCCAAATAGAGTTTGCTTTACGAATGATGCAAGCTGAAACAGGCGCCATAGTAGGTCGCATAGGTGATGCATCAAATCGGCTTAGCGAACACACCCGAGGCCTACTAAAGGATATTGAGTCAAGCAATGTACTTACAGTTGAGCAGCAGGCAGAGACAGATCAAATAGCAACGGCAGTAAACCAAATGGTGGCAAGCATTCAAGAGGTTGCGAGCAATGCACAGCATGCTGCAGATGCGGCCGGAAGAGCAGACACTGAGACGGCATCTGGCCAGCGTCTGGTAGCCCACACAAGCCAGTCAATCACTGCCCTTGAAGGTGAAATTAGGCAAGCCGCTCAGGTTATTCATGAGCTTGAAGGTCAAAGTAACGAGATATCAAAAGTTCTTGACGTTATACGAGGGATCGCCGAGCAAACGAATTTGTTGGCACTCAACGCAGCAATTGAGGCCGCGCGTGCTGGTGAGCAGGGGCGTGGTTTTGCTGTTGTCGCCGATGAGGTTCGCAGTCTTGCTGCTCGCACACAGCAATCGACAACGGATATTCAAAGCATGATCAGCGCTCTACAAGAGCGAGCGCAATCCGCTGTTACAGTCATGGAGCAAAGTAGTCGGCAAGCGCACACGAGTGTAGCTCACGCAGAGGAAGCAGCTACAGCTCTTGATGGAATTGGCCAACGCGTTAACGAAATTACCGACATGAACGCGCAAATAGCGACTGCGGTCGAGCAGCAGGGAGCAGTAAGTGAAGACATAAACCGCAGTATTATCAATATACGCGATGCTGCTGATACCAATGTACAGACCGGGCAGAATAATTTGCAAAGTGCGAAATCTGTCGCTCAGTTAACTAGCGCTCTGAGCGAACTGGCAAAACAGTTTTGGGAAAAACGAGGATAACGCTTTTCAGTATCTCGACAGGGATAACTTACTTTACCATCGGTTATCCCTTTTAGCCGCACAAATTTTAGCCATGGCTTTTCAGGAAGTCAGGGCTATCAGAATGGCCTTAGAAAGCCTAGTCAAAGAGCTGTCACGAGAACACCGTTAGCTTAGCGTACGATTTTTTCCGAATTCTGCGGTTCCCCCCGCTACCGTTGCAAGCTGTGTCTGCGCACCAGCACCGTTCTGACCAACACGCCTCTGGCCCGGTTGCGCAAAGCCCAGTGCTGGGAAGACTACGCGCAAGCCCTGATCGAAGGGTTGACCGTTCGCAAGGCAGCTCTACGTTGCGGGGTCAGCAAAAACACCGCTTTCCTCTGGCGTCACCGTTTCTTGCGCGCGATGGCAACCCATCAAGCCACCCGAGCAGAGGGCATCGTTGAGGTAGACGAGACCTTCTTCCTCGAATCGTTCAAGGGGCAACGGGGACTGCCACGTCCGCCAAGGCATCGTGGTGGCAAGGGGCGAACCCGTGGAACCGGGCCGGATTACATCCCGGTGATGGTGGTGCAAGACCGAGCAGGCCACCATGCGGATTTTCAGCTGGAAAAAATGAATGCCGAGGCGGTGCATATTCCGGTCGAAAATGAACACCTATTCCGGTTTAAAATGAACGCTGATTCCGGCTTGCGTGTACACCGATTCCGGACACCTCAGAGCACGTACTCTGATGTCAGATGAACCGTCCTGTTCCAACGTCCTGGATCCATAACTGCCGCGCTGCGCTTGGCTGCTGGCTTGTTCGGTGAGTCGAAAAGATGCCTCCCCTCAAAGCTCAGCTTCTGCTCGAAGAATCCCTGTCAGCATACTTTCCGGAAATGGTGTTCACAGATTCCGGAATCACTGTTCAACTTCACCAGAATACGCAGGCGGTCATCGCAGTCTTGAAGCCGCTGGTGTCACCGGATGCGGTACTGTGTAGCGATGGTGCGGGTGTGTATGCCAGTTTTAGCCAAGTGCAGGGCGTAACCCATCAGGTCGTGCATAATCGCCAAGGCGAACGGGTGAGCGGTGCGTATCACATCCAGCACGTGAACGGGTATCACCATCGGTTGAAAGAGTGGATGGAGCGTTTCCATGGCGTGGCGACGCACTACCTGAAGAACTACCTCGGTTGGCGCAGGATGCTGGAGCGTTACGGGAAGGGGATGAATATCCAAGCGTGTTTGCATGAGGCGCTGGGGCACCCCATGCAACTCGTAATTGGGACATAGCCATAAAAAAACCACCCTTTCTTCGGGTGGTTTTTTATTTCTGCTATTTGGCTGCGTTATCTCGCCATCCGCCAATCCCTTTGAGTAGCAGATCCAGCAATAGGTGTTGCAGGGCTACGGCTTTCTCTGGGGCGGAGAGGTAATCCAGCGACATGCCTTGTTGGGTGTCCATGCGTGCGATCACCGCTTCATCCACGGCCTTGGGGTAGTCACCCAGCATGATTGCGTCGCGATCATTGTTGTTGACCTGCTCCATCAGGGTCGCGTTTTCACTGAGCTTGCTGGCCATGCCGTGTAGCCAGTCGAGCTTGTCGCCCTCTGTTACTTCGACACCGAACAGGTCGTTCATCCGCGCCAGCAGTTCGGAGATGAAGTCTTTCTTCTCCTCCTTCGGAGCAGCACTGCCCAGTGCCGAGATGCCCTGCAAACCATAGCCTTCGGCATCTTCCTTGAGCTTCAGATCCTGGGTGCGCTTGGCCTTGAGGTTGTAGTGAGTCAGCATCACGGCAGAGAGGTCGATCTCGTCCTCTTCGAGGATCTCCTGACGCAATAGCGGCAACAGATGGCGGGCAAAGACACACAGCCGCTCCATCTCATAGTCATCAAAGGCGGTGATCTGCGAGACAAACTCGTAGAAGCGCACATAGCCGTTGAGGTCTTTCTTGAAGATATCGAGCTCGGAGCGGGCCTCGCCAGCTTCTTTGAGGCGACGTTCGGCATTGGCCTTGTCGGTGGCCGAGCCGCCCTGTTCAACCAGTTTCAACATGCGCCGACACTCGCGGATGGTCTCCGTGGTGAAGCCATAGCGTTTGCTGAAGCGGTCGACCGCCGGTTTGATATAACCCAGCATGGCTTCCTGACCCCGCTTCGGATCGAAATAGGCATCGGTAAAGGCCACCACCTCATTCCAGGTGAAGATGCCGGTGCTCTTGAGCTTGTGGAACAGGTCATAGACCAGATTGGGATCCGACACGGTTTCCAGCGCTGCCGTCTCGTAATACTTCTGGAACTCCTCCAGCACATCCTGGGGATCGTTGACAAAATCCAGCACAAAGGTGGAGGTCTTGCCCGGACACGTCCGGTTCAGGCGCGAGAGGGTCTGAATGCAGTCCACGCCCGTCAGCTTCTTGTCCACATACATGGCGCACAGCTTGGGTTGGTCGAAACCGGTCTGGAACTTGTTGGCAACCAGCATCACCTGATAATCCTGGGTGTCGAACGCTTTGCGCATGTCGCGCCCATTCAGCTCAGGGTTCATGTTGCGCTCATTGAAGCTCTGGCCGTCGTCCTCGATCTCTCCCGAGAAGGCCACCATGGCACGGATGCCCCGGTATTTTTGCTCCTGCACGTACTTGTCGAACGCCAGCTTGTAGCGCACTGCTTCCATCCGGCTGCTGGTGACCACCATCGCCTTGGCTTGCCCGGCCAGCAGAGGAGCCACGTTCTGGCGGAAGTGTTCGATGATCACCTGCACCTTCTGGCCTATGTTGTGCGGGTGCAACCGTACCCATTGCGAGAGCTTGCGCTTGGCCCGCTTGCTGTCGACTTCCTTGTCGGCCTCTTCGCTGTCCATCGCCAGCTTGTAGGCCAGCCGATAACTGGTGTAGTTCTTCAGCACATCAAGAATAAAGCCCTCTTCGATGGCCTGGCGCATGGTGTAGACGTGGAACGGTTCCGGCTTGTTGTCATCGCTGCTCGGCATGTTCGGCTTAGGCCTGCGACCGAACAGCTCCAGCGTCTTGGCCTTGGGTGTCGCGGTAAAGGCAAAGTAGCTGATATTGGCGCTACCTGCACGGGCGGCCAGGGTCAGGTTGATAACATCTTCGGTCGAGAGATCCTCCTCGTCATCCAGCTGCTCGGCCATCAGCACTTCCCGCAACTGGCGGGCTGTCTTGCCGGTTTGGCTGGAGTGGGCCTCGTCGGCCACCACGGCAAAGCGGCACCCCTTCAGGGTGGTGGTTTCCTGGATGGCCTTGAGCACAAATGGGAAGGTCTGGATGGTGACGATGATGATCGGCGTACCCAAGGTGAGGGCGCCAGCCAGCTGGGCCGACTTGCTGCCGTCCCCCTCTTCGCGGTTGATGCGGGAGATGACGCCATCGGCATGTTCAAACTGGGCAATGGTCTCCTGCAACTGGCTATCGAGCACGGTGCGGTCGGTAATGACGATCACCGAATCAAACTGCTTCTGGCCGCCTTGTCGCAACGAGGCGAGCTGATGGGTCAGCCAGGCGATGGAGTTGGATTTGCCGGAGCCAGCGGAGTGCTGGATCAGATACTTCTGGCCACTGCCTTCGTGGCGCACGGCGCCCAGCAGGCTCTCAACCACATTCCACTGGTGATAACGGGGGAAGATCAGGCTCTCTTTCTTCTTGATGCGCCCCAGATCGTCCTCTTCATGCTGCACATGCAGATGCATGTAGCGGGCGAGGATTTTCAGCAAGGCTTCCGGTTGCAGTATTTCCTGCCACAGATATTCGGTGCCATAGCCAGTTTCAGGCTGATCATTACCGGCTCCGCCGTCTCGTGTGCCGCGGTTAAAGGGCAGAAAGTAGGTGCTCTCGCCAGCGAGCTTGGTGGTCATCGCCACCTCGAACTGGTTCACCGCGAAATGGACCAGGGCCCCGCGTCGGAAGGCCAGTAGCGGCTCCACCTTGCCGGCTGTTTTCAGCGGTCTGTCTCTGCGGTACTGCTGTTTTGCGTTTTCCAGGCTCTGCTTGAAGCAGGATTTCAGCTCCAGCGTCGCAATCGGCAGGCCGTTTAAAAACAGCGTCAAATCGAGCCGTCCGTCGTAGCCGTGGGGACTGTAGATGAGCTCGGGCACCACCCGTAGTCGATTCATGGCATAGCGGGCCGTCAGCTCGGGGTTGAGATCATGGTCCGGCTTGAAGGTCGCCACACTCAGGCGATGGCCGCGATCCTCAATCTGATTGCGCAACAGCCACAGGGTACCACGCTCAGGGCTTTCCAGAGCCCGTACGGCGGCATTGAGCAGATGACGCTCCGGCTCCTCGCCATAGGTCTTGCAGAACTTGGCCCAGCCTTCGGGCTGGCTCTGCTGCACATAGGCGAGCAGATCCTCGGGGTAGAGCGCCCGCTCGCGGTCGTAATGAGCTGACTGCCCAACCAGCCAGCCCGAAGCGGCCAACTGCTCAATGATATGGTCTTGAAACGCCTTTTCCCGAGCTTTGTTATCCATTGTTCTTCCACATCCGTTCTATCGAGAACATGCCTAGATTGCCCACCTCAATGGGGTCAGGGTACTGTTGAGATACAGTGGGTGAGTAGGCTCACCCGATTGATTCAGTTGCAGATAATGAAGTTCAGACAGCAGGGCACGAATGTGGGATGAACGCCGTAAAAACGCCCCATGGTTGCCCCATGCTGCCACTACCACGCCAGCGTATTTGGCTAATTCGATCAGCCACTCATCATTGGCCACACCGACTGGGTCCGTAGCCGCTTTCATTTGGCTAGGGTCGGTCGCCCGATAGGCGAACAGGTTAGCCATCACCAAGCCGCCGTAACCCCAGCGTTTGGCAAAATCAATACAACGCCGAATGGTTGGATCATCCAGTGTCTCATCTGCCGTGGACGGGTTCAGGCCAATAAACAGGGCGTAAGGCTTGTCAGACGCCCAGACCCGACTAAGCGCGTAGCGATAAGTGCGGCAAGGGGAAAGCACCGCATGGCGAGAACGAGCAGGATAGTCCAGTTCAGCCAGCAAGCTCATGCCGCCACCTCGCTCTTGGGTGGTTGCCAGCCACGCAGATCAATTTTTCCAGTCACGGCGGCGGAAATCAGGGCGATGCGGCGCTCTTGGATGAACTGTATTGCCTTATTCGCTGTTGCTATCAACAGATCTAGTTTTTCGATTTTACAAACAATCGTCGAAATAATTTCTTTTTGCTCTTCTATCGGTGGGATAGGAATACGACATTCGCCCAAGGCATCCCTATTTATTTTTGGCATGGCGACTCGATCAGCTTGATTAACAGCAAATCGAGTAAAACAGTCTGATAGCAAAAACCAGACAAGGAAATCATTTGCTAATGCTTTGCACCCATTTATTGGGTACATGTCAGCACTACAGATTACATCATCCTTAGGGCTAATACAGGCTTTTGCTAATGCAGGACGTATTTTGCTATATATAACCTCGCCTTTTTTACATAGATATTTCCCACTGTCGGCGCCTTGTTCTTCAGCTGTTTGTAATTCAAGTAAACGACCTGTTCCACTTTCAATATGATTTGGAGCTATCAGTATATAGTCTTTATATGGCTTAACCGTTGGATCCACCTGACCATTGCGAATGTTGGCACAATGGTTAAATTTCATTACATCCCAATGCTCCGGCACTTCCCCAAGCCATTCTACGCCGGAGTCTTTCATCGGGGCATTGGGGTTTAACCCCTTGGTGACAGCATGGGAGATCACCGCCTGACGCTTTTCTTTCAGCAATTCAATCAATTGCTGCTGCTTGGCGATCAGCTGATCGATACGGGCCGTTTCGTAGTCGAGGAAGGCGGCGATGGTGCGTTGTTCTTCGATATTGG
It encodes the following:
- a CDS encoding TniB family NTP-binding protein, with the translated sequence MDEYPIIDLSHLLPAAQGLARLPADERIQRLRADRWIGYPRAVEALNRLEALYAWPNKQRMPNLLLVGPTNNGKSMIVEKFRRTHPASSDADQEHIPVLVVQMPSEPSVIRFYVALLAAMGAPLRPRPRLPEMEQLALALLRKVGVRMLVIDELHNVLAGNSVNRREFLNLLRFLGNELRIPLVGVGTRDAYLAIRSDDQLENRFEPMMLPVWEANDDCCSLLASFAASLPLRRPSPIATLDMARYLLTRSEGTIGELAHLLMAAAIVAVESGEEAINHRTLSMACRQPLAQPRHRGRTASDLEATGPSHPDMDLDARTDVRFRVLGVLR
- a CDS encoding DDE-type integrase/transposase/recombinase, which gives rise to MATDTPRIPEQGVATLPDEAWERARRRAEIISPLAQSETVGHEAADMAAQALGLSRRQVYVLIRRARQGSGLVTDLVPGQSGGGKGKGRLPEPVERVIHELLQKRFLTKQKRSLAAFHREVTQVCKAQKLRVPARNTVALRIASLDPRKVIRRREGQDAARDLQGVGGEPPAVTAPLEQVQIDHTVIDLIVVDDRDRQPIGRPYLTLAIDVFTRCVLGMVVTLEAPSAVSVGLCLVHVACDKRPWLEGLNVEMDWQMSGKPLLLYLDNAAEFKSEALRRGCEQHGIRLDYRPLGQPHYGGIVERIIGTAMQMIHDELPGTTFSNPDQRGDYDSENKAALTLRELERWLTLAVGTYHGSVHNGLLQPPAARWAEAVARVGVPAVVTRATSFLVDFLPILRRTLTRTGFVIDHIHYYADALKPWIARRERWPSFLIRRDPRDISRIWVLEPEGQHYLEIPYRTLSHPAVTLWEQRQALAKLRQQGREQVDESALFRMIGQMREIVTSAQKATRKARRDADRRQHLKTSARPDKPVPPDTDIADPQADNLPPAKPFDQIEEW
- the istA gene encoding IS21 family transposase, which produces MSAKRIAMRKIREVLRLRLEADLSVRQISICTKVSVGSIQKLLKSAQALGLTWPLPTELDDGRLAALFYPQADTTISARHVVPDWPSVHQELKRKGVSKQLLWEEYTQRYPNSCYSYSQFCDRYKSWCQLQKRSMRQIHKAGEKLFIDYCGPTVPIVSPTTGEVRQAQVFVAVLGASNYTFAEATWSQSLPDWLQSHVRAFEFFGGTPVLLIPDNLKSGVSKACRYDPELNPSYQQLAEHYQVAVMPARPYKPKDKAKAEVGVQIVERWILARLRHQTFFSLAELNQCIRALLNELNERPFKQLPGNRREAFEQLDRPALGSLPVHPYRYVAIKTVKVNIDYHVSYEQHHYSVPHQYVGQQLELHAGDTLLQVYHQQQLVASHPRKTIPGMSTLPEHMPERHSKQQRWTPGRLKQWAADIGPGTLCWVSERLAEKAHAEQAYRLCLGLLSLSREYPPSRVEGCCQLANREGLVRLKQLKSVLTSGRDQLPASPLSYPELPQEHENIRGPQSFH
- the istB gene encoding IS21-like element ISAs29 family helper ATPase IstB, with the translated sequence MTQQTLTRLRHLKLTGMADAVQQQLEQASTYEGLPFIERLSLLVEHEQLSREQRKQARLVKQARLKLQATVQEVDYQSARNLERSQVANLAQGEWLRRGQNLLITGPCGCGKTYLACALGYQACQQGHSTRYYRLPRLLLELSQAKVDGSYARLLGQLARIELLILDDWGLEAVNAEQRNALLEIMDDRYGKYSTVVVSQLPTEEWYASLGDNTLADAILDRLMHNAHRLSLKGESMRKRRSELTQSEHSS
- a CDS encoding PAS domain-containing methyl-accepting chemotaxis protein, with translation MLSTTSPQSHITYVNPDFIKISGFTEEELLGQPHNIVRHPDMPPAAFEHMWSTLKSGRSWMGLVKNRCKNGDHYWVSAYVTPIAKNGSIVEYQSVRTKPEPEQVLAAEKLYAQLRSGKAARPKLAASFSVKILLLIWGSIISSAMAAGMLTDTSISSLLLATLMSGSLSSVSVLAILSPLGRLVERARNISNNPLSQSLYTGRTDEFGQIEFALRMMQAETGAIVGRIGDASNRLSEHTRGLLKDIESSNVLTVEQQAETDQIATAVNQMVASIQEVASNAQHAADAAGRADTETASGQRLVAHTSQSITALEGEIRQAAQVIHELEGQSNEISKVLDVIRGIAEQTNLLALNAAIEAARAGEQGRGFAVVADEVRSLAARTQQSTTDIQSMISALQERAQSAVTVMEQSSRQAHTSVAHAEEAATALDGIGQRVNEITDMNAQIATAVEQQGAVSEDINRSIINIRDAADTNVQTGQNNLQSAKSVAQLTSALSELAKQFWEKRG